The Chryseobacterium aureum genome contains a region encoding:
- a CDS encoding efflux transporter outer membrane subunit produces MSIFNIKNFLVSGAIASLLMSCAVGKKYTRTELQIPETYKESLQVTGDTVVLPWKTFFKDPKLIGLIDKALSRNNEVNVALKNIQQLDLIYKQAKLGLMPTLDLTAGANRSWASTNTLNGSLNEQFVGTRYMDDFSAALRLSWEIDIWGKAKMQKEAAAAEYFGQKENLNAIKSRIVVQVAQAYYNLISLDEQLKIAEQNIELSNNTLKMMNLQFTAGQINSLAVQQSEAQKKTAELLIPLAKQNISIQENALSILCGEYPARIEREGNLKAMIPENKLSEGLPAQLLSRRPDLKMAEFNVISLNSKTGLAKAAMYPSISLSPQIGVNSNKFNSWFDIPGSITKAIAANLAAPIFQKKQLKTAYETALLEQEKAAVSFRQSVMTAVGEVSDAMAKSKGSSERLELLEQRTAILDKGINDALKLYKSGMATYLEVITAQNNKLQNDLEAINVTLEKLNAEVDLYRALGGGAQ; encoded by the coding sequence ATGAGCATATTTAATATAAAAAACTTCCTTGTTTCAGGCGCAATAGCATCTTTACTGATGTCTTGTGCCGTAGGGAAAAAATATACCAGAACAGAGCTTCAGATTCCCGAAACCTACAAAGAATCTTTACAGGTAACAGGAGATACTGTAGTCCTTCCATGGAAAACCTTCTTCAAAGATCCAAAATTGATTGGCTTAATAGATAAAGCCCTTTCAAGAAATAATGAAGTGAATGTAGCCCTGAAAAATATACAACAGCTCGATCTGATCTACAAACAAGCTAAGCTGGGTCTGATGCCGACACTGGATCTTACAGCAGGAGCCAACAGAAGCTGGGCTTCCACCAATACGCTTAACGGCTCCCTGAACGAACAGTTTGTAGGAACAAGATACATGGATGATTTCAGCGCCGCATTAAGACTTTCATGGGAAATAGACATCTGGGGAAAAGCAAAAATGCAGAAAGAAGCCGCAGCAGCAGAATATTTCGGACAGAAAGAAAATTTAAATGCCATCAAAAGCAGAATCGTAGTTCAGGTAGCACAGGCCTATTATAACCTTATCAGCCTTGATGAGCAGCTGAAAATAGCTGAGCAGAATATTGAGCTGAGTAACAATACGCTCAAGATGATGAATCTTCAGTTTACCGCGGGACAGATCAATTCATTGGCCGTTCAGCAATCTGAGGCGCAGAAAAAAACAGCCGAGTTGCTGATTCCTTTGGCGAAACAGAATATTTCTATTCAGGAAAATGCTTTAAGTATTCTTTGTGGAGAATATCCGGCCAGAATAGAAAGGGAAGGTAATCTGAAAGCGATGATTCCAGAGAATAAACTGTCAGAAGGATTACCCGCACAACTGCTGAGCCGCAGACCGGATCTGAAAATGGCAGAATTTAACGTAATCAGCTTAAATTCCAAAACCGGGCTGGCAAAAGCCGCCATGTATCCAAGCATCAGCCTGAGTCCGCAGATAGGAGTAAATTCCAATAAATTCAACTCATGGTTTGATATTCCGGGGTCCATTACCAAAGCCATTGCTGCCAATCTTGCAGCCCCCATATTCCAGAAAAAGCAATTGAAAACGGCTTACGAGACGGCCTTGCTTGAACAGGAAAAAGCAGCGGTCAGTTTCAGACAATCGGTAATGACAGCTGTGGGAGAAGTCTCCGATGCAATGGCTAAATCTAAAGGTTCTTCAGAAAGACTTGAGCTTTTAGAACAGAGGACAGCCATTCTGGATAAAGGAATCAACGATGCGCTGAAGTTGTATAAAAGCGGTATGGCTACCTATCTGGAAGTCATCACGGCTCAGAATAACAAACTGCAGAATGATCTTGAAGCCATCAACGTAACCCTTGAAAAATTAAATGCCGAAGTAGATCTTTACAGAGCGCTTGGCGGAGGTGCACAATAA
- a CDS encoding DUF4840 domain-containing protein: protein MKKLTVPRFFITVLMVLIGFTLSSCNDNEGPEIPPVKMENLPGNYKGKLIIVQGNSKREGVKEFKVKKDTISFAEFPIEEIVKTVVKNPAKAEQALKSMAKVKYDLKYAAVINTANNVIELTLTPKTMELQIPVDGVNKKTVVEFVSKQKGYYVGLDQSLRYALTAEKITVDGTLVTPYEVIDYNFPFCIKN from the coding sequence ATGAAAAAATTGACAGTACCCCGATTTTTTATAACAGTTCTAATGGTTTTGATAGGATTTACCCTATCCTCATGCAATGATAATGAAGGTCCGGAAATTCCGCCGGTAAAAATGGAGAATTTACCGGGAAATTATAAAGGTAAACTCATTATAGTACAGGGCAATAGCAAAAGAGAGGGCGTAAAGGAGTTTAAAGTAAAAAAAGATACCATCTCCTTTGCAGAATTTCCCATCGAAGAAATTGTGAAAACGGTAGTGAAAAATCCTGCAAAAGCAGAACAGGCATTGAAATCAATGGCCAAAGTGAAGTATGATCTTAAATATGCAGCAGTAATTAACACCGCAAATAATGTAATAGAACTTACATTAACCCCGAAAACAATGGAACTTCAGATTCCCGTGGATGGAGTTAATAAAAAGACGGTAGTAGAATTCGTCTCTAAGCAAAAAGGATATTATGTAGGTTTGGATCAGTCGCTTAGATATGCGCTTACAGCAGAAAAAATTACAGTAGATGGTACATTGGTTACCCCTTACGAGGTGATTGATTATAATTTTCCATTCTGTATAAAAAATTAA
- a CDS encoding RNA polymerase sigma factor: MEESKEQILVKHLLKKEEAAWKELFGAYSRNLTYVCSRYLTEKEDVHDVLQNSFIKMFRSIESFEYRGNGSLKAWMTRITVNESLKHIKQKGDFTSAVEVDDLPDIPNEEQPDFEEIPRDDIMMMIRALPDGYRTVFNLYVFEEKSHKEIAVLLGIGENSSASQFHRAKALLAQKIKEFKMSKKAQYE, encoded by the coding sequence ATGGAAGAAAGTAAAGAACAGATTTTGGTAAAGCACCTCCTCAAAAAGGAGGAAGCTGCCTGGAAAGAGCTTTTCGGAGCTTATTCCAGAAATCTGACCTATGTATGCTCTCGTTATCTGACAGAAAAAGAAGATGTGCATGATGTGCTTCAAAACAGTTTTATCAAAATGTTCCGTTCGATAGAATCTTTTGAGTACAGAGGAAATGGTTCTTTGAAAGCATGGATGACCCGCATCACAGTGAATGAATCTTTGAAGCATATAAAACAGAAAGGAGATTTTACCTCTGCTGTTGAAGTAGATGATCTTCCGGACATTCCTAATGAAGAACAGCCGGATTTTGAAGAGATACCGCGTGATGATATTATGATGATGATCAGAGCTCTGCCTGATGGGTACAGAACCGTTTTCAATCTGTATGTATTTGAAGAAAAAAGTCATAAAGAGATTGCCGTGCTGCTGGGAATTGGAGAAAATTCTTCTGCATCTCAGTTTCACAGGGCAAAAGCACTGCTTGCCCAGAAAATAAAAGAATTTAAAATGTCAAAAAAAGCACAATATGAATAA
- a CDS encoding porin family protein produces MNNEWLNNLRSRMDDHEEDVPEGLWDDIKDELFSGEQDSAISGLISEIQEDITSKEKEAYAEKKSLFYRIAGIAAAIVLLFLLIKLIPQEVSEKRMSQKSPAVENGKERNSLKPIKTGDHSSGELKSERDAFLADNILNTGSAQKIAAQRYAESRSENQAEKSQKIQNVFKLPEAAESFQQESRIAYNMPSVDDTAKENDKEKASDEVLFKDGNSKEIYAENTKQNTLKSRNKKSWMLSMLTGNIASNSAEQQFPGYASITGKAMSVEQVFTTSEHHDDPLTAILLANQSQPVEARIRHKVPVTFGLSLYYNLGKRWGIGTGLNYTKLASELHSGSDNNYIKGDQTVHYIGLPVQVNYNVIRKGRFTGYLTGGALVEKPISGSITTSYVVNDEVKESSKEHIDHKPFQFSVNAAAGLQLKLVDKIGVYAEPGVGYHFKEENAPNTIYKEKPLHFNMKFGIRVLLD; encoded by the coding sequence ATGAATAATGAATGGCTAAATAACCTGCGAAGCAGAATGGATGACCATGAAGAGGACGTTCCGGAAGGGTTGTGGGATGACATTAAAGATGAATTATTTTCCGGAGAACAGGATAGTGCTATTTCGGGCTTAATTTCTGAAATACAGGAAGATATAACAAGTAAAGAAAAGGAGGCATACGCAGAAAAGAAGTCTTTATTCTATCGTATTGCGGGAATTGCAGCTGCCATTGTGTTGCTGTTTTTACTCATCAAACTAATTCCACAGGAGGTTTCAGAAAAAAGAATGTCTCAGAAATCGCCAGCTGTGGAAAATGGAAAGGAGAGAAATTCTTTAAAACCTATAAAAACTGGAGATCATTCAAGCGGAGAATTGAAATCAGAGAGGGATGCTTTTTTAGCGGACAATATCTTAAATACAGGATCAGCGCAGAAAATAGCAGCACAAAGATATGCCGAAAGCAGATCAGAAAATCAAGCTGAAAAGAGTCAAAAGATCCAGAATGTTTTCAAGCTTCCGGAAGCAGCTGAGTCTTTTCAGCAGGAAAGCAGAATTGCTTATAATATGCCGTCTGTTGATGATACAGCAAAAGAAAACGACAAAGAAAAGGCTTCAGATGAGGTTCTTTTTAAAGATGGAAACTCCAAGGAAATCTATGCTGAAAATACAAAGCAGAATACCTTGAAATCCCGCAATAAAAAATCGTGGATGCTCAGTATGCTGACGGGGAATATAGCCTCCAATTCTGCAGAACAGCAGTTTCCGGGCTATGCTTCTATTACAGGAAAAGCCATGAGTGTAGAGCAGGTATTTACCACTTCCGAGCATCATGATGATCCTCTGACAGCCATATTACTCGCTAATCAGAGCCAGCCTGTAGAGGCTAGGATCAGGCATAAAGTACCGGTCACTTTCGGGTTATCATTGTATTATAATTTAGGGAAGAGATGGGGCATAGGAACAGGGCTGAATTATACCAAACTGGCCTCCGAACTGCATTCTGGAAGTGATAATAATTATATAAAAGGAGACCAGACCGTTCATTATATCGGACTTCCGGTTCAGGTGAACTACAATGTAATCCGCAAAGGAAGATTTACAGGATATCTTACGGGAGGAGCGCTTGTTGAAAAGCCCATATCAGGAAGCATTACCACCAGCTATGTTGTCAATGACGAAGTAAAGGAAAGTTCAAAAGAACATATTGATCACAAACCTTTTCAGTTTTCTGTGAATGCTGCGGCAGGGCTTCAGCTGAAGCTGGTTGATAAAATAGGTGTGTATGCAGAACCGGGAGTAGGGTATCATTTTAAGGAAGAAAATGCGCCCAATACTATTTATAAAGAGAAACCGCTTCATTTTAATATGAAATTCGGGATCAGAGTACTGTTGGACTAA
- a CDS encoding T9SS type A sorting domain-containing protein: MKTKLIFLVFLLFSILNIKAQCTPTITSARLGQKYPDTILFCDTEDEVLSTVQAYGSYQWYKQEWTWQTPNNNPWIAIPGATSQQLTITGNDQLNYFKVIVMEGDCTAESPAVFADGFVYGLPAMMTTYTPGTYQEIGGTVNVCNGASVQFDNIFPVVYGKHTWFRCVPASNPPLAGDPCIIPGVVGDTYVATSSGSYGFYACTEYCPDQCQMLDPFAFVELNFGDWEFCSNLATGEVKSKDNSLKIYPNPTAQHLYIGKESDKGYKEVVIIDMSGKLVMKKNDHRYNQPIDVSGLVPGNYIIVSKSADGAEYKNRFIKK; encoded by the coding sequence ATGAAAACAAAACTGATTTTTTTAGTGTTTTTATTATTCTCTATTTTGAATATAAAAGCACAGTGTACTCCTACCATTACCAGTGCAAGACTCGGACAGAAATATCCGGATACCATCTTATTCTGTGATACGGAAGATGAGGTTCTTTCCACAGTGCAGGCCTATGGAAGCTATCAGTGGTATAAACAGGAATGGACCTGGCAGACACCCAATAACAATCCTTGGATTGCGATCCCGGGGGCTACATCACAACAGCTGACCATTACCGGAAATGACCAGCTTAATTATTTTAAAGTCATCGTTATGGAGGGCGACTGTACCGCAGAAAGTCCTGCCGTATTTGCTGATGGCTTTGTATACGGACTGCCGGCGATGATGACCACTTATACTCCGGGAACTTATCAGGAAATTGGGGGAACAGTGAATGTATGCAACGGAGCTTCCGTTCAGTTTGATAATATATTTCCTGTTGTCTACGGAAAACACACGTGGTTCAGATGTGTACCGGCCAGTAATCCTCCTTTAGCGGGAGATCCATGTATCATCCCGGGCGTAGTAGGGGATACCTATGTAGCCACCAGCTCAGGAAGCTACGGATTTTATGCCTGTACAGAATATTGCCCGGATCAGTGTCAGATGTTAGATCCATTTGCATTTGTAGAGCTGAATTTCGGAGACTGGGAATTCTGCAGCAATTTAGCAACAGGAGAGGTAAAAAGTAAAGACAACAGTCTGAAAATTTATCCCAATCCTACAGCGCAACACCTTTACATCGGAAAAGAATCAGATAAAGGATATAAGGAAGTGGTCATTATAGATATGTCCGGAAAGCTTGTTATGAAGAAAAATGATCACAGATATAATCAGCCGATTGATGTAAGCGGACTTGTGCCGGGGAACTATATCATTGTTTCTAAAAGCGCAGACGGGGCAGAATACAAAAATAGATTTATAAAAAAATAA
- a CDS encoding YifB family Mg chelatase-like AAA ATPase, with amino-acid sequence MLIKIYGSAIHGVAAQTITIEVNIDTGGVGYHLVGLPDNAIKESSYRISAALKNVGFKIPGKKITINMAPADLRKEGSAYDLSIAIGILAASDQISAEEIEHYIIMGELSLDGSLQPIKGVLPIAIQAREEGFKGIILPKQNGREAAIVNDLEVYGVENIREVIDFFNEGKPLEKIVLDTRKEFHEKINDFPFDFSEVKGQETAKRAMEVAAAGGHNIILIGPPGSGKTMLAKRIPGILPPLTLKEALETTKIHSVAGKIGTEASLMTVRPFRSPHHTISDVALVGGGSYPQPGEISLAHNGVLFLDEMPEFKRTVLEVMRQPLEDREVTISRARFTVNYPASFMLVASMNPSPSGFFPDDPNNTSSVYEMQRYMNKLSGPLLDRIDIHIEVQKVEFEQLSEKRKGEKSKDIRDRVLKARDIQNNRYQNLNISSNAQIGPKEMEAFCQLDEASFGLIKRAMEKLNLSARAYDRILKVARTIADLEESENILSHHISEAIQYRSLDREFWNG; translated from the coding sequence ATGCTGATAAAAATTTATGGAAGTGCCATTCATGGAGTGGCTGCACAGACAATTACGATAGAAGTAAATATAGATACCGGAGGAGTAGGATACCATCTTGTAGGCCTTCCTGATAATGCCATTAAGGAAAGCAGCTACAGAATTTCTGCAGCCCTCAAAAATGTAGGATTTAAAATTCCCGGAAAGAAAATTACCATCAATATGGCACCGGCAGACCTCAGAAAAGAAGGATCTGCTTATGATCTCAGTATTGCTATCGGAATTTTAGCCGCTTCAGACCAGATTTCAGCCGAAGAAATTGAACATTATATTATTATGGGGGAGCTTTCTCTGGACGGAAGCCTTCAGCCTATCAAAGGGGTTTTACCCATTGCTATTCAGGCAAGAGAAGAAGGCTTTAAAGGTATTATTCTTCCGAAGCAAAACGGAAGGGAAGCCGCTATCGTCAATGATCTAGAAGTATACGGGGTAGAAAATATCAGAGAAGTTATTGACTTTTTTAATGAGGGAAAGCCGCTCGAAAAAATAGTGCTGGACACCCGGAAAGAGTTTCATGAAAAAATCAACGACTTTCCTTTTGATTTCTCTGAAGTGAAAGGGCAGGAAACCGCCAAAAGAGCCATGGAGGTAGCAGCAGCTGGCGGTCATAATATCATCCTGATCGGCCCGCCCGGAAGCGGAAAGACAATGCTGGCCAAAAGAATTCCCGGTATCTTACCTCCGCTGACATTGAAAGAAGCGTTAGAAACCACAAAAATTCATTCTGTAGCAGGGAAAATTGGAACCGAAGCATCGCTGATGACGGTTCGCCCCTTCAGATCTCCTCATCATACCATTTCAGATGTCGCATTAGTAGGCGGTGGAAGCTATCCGCAGCCGGGAGAAATCTCTCTGGCTCACAACGGTGTTTTATTTCTTGATGAAATGCCGGAATTTAAACGCACGGTACTGGAAGTAATGAGGCAGCCCCTGGAAGATAGGGAGGTAACCATTTCAAGGGCCCGCTTTACCGTAAACTATCCTGCAAGTTTTATGTTAGTAGCTTCCATGAATCCCAGTCCTAGTGGTTTCTTTCCTGATGATCCTAATAATACCTCATCTGTTTATGAAATGCAGCGGTATATGAATAAGCTTTCAGGGCCGCTTCTGGATAGAATTGATATTCATATAGAAGTTCAGAAAGTAGAATTTGAACAGCTTTCCGAAAAAAGGAAGGGGGAAAAAAGCAAAGATATCAGAGATCGCGTTCTGAAAGCAAGAGATATTCAGAATAACCGGTACCAGAATCTGAACATCAGCAGTAATGCTCAGATCGGCCCCAAAGAGATGGAAGCATTTTGCCAGCTGGATGAGGCTTCATTCGGTCTGATAAAACGGGCAATGGAAAAACTGAATCTTTCAGCAAGAGCGTATGACAGAATTCTCAAGGTGGCAAGAACAATAGCAGATCTTGAGGAATCCGAAAATATTCTGTCTCATCATATTTCCGAAGCCATTCAGTATAGAAGTCTGGACCGTGAATTCTGGAATGGATGA
- a CDS encoding MBL fold metallo-hydrolase — translation MDHKEKREHGFIHIPCHELDIFILSDGYFGVGYHQPILAPGIPQDTVKSELRNLYLPDSYYEAPINVMVIKKADRIILIDTGEGFYDEENAGQLLHSLNAAGFTPESVTDILLTHAHRDHIGGILSKNDEIVFPNAHYYISRQEFEFWMTGEPDFQKSKNPEGGKPSIPIVRKILSAVNSRLTTFEMGDVLFSCIQTQAAPGHTPGHIIYTVNDGDLSITNIVDVLHSPLLIAKPDWGTQWDIDFETGVKTRKRVLENCYQNRTLICSAHLPWPGIGYIGKVNDEFHWIPKVYNHPFLIHLKTEFAIKAV, via the coding sequence ATGGACCACAAAGAGAAGAGAGAACATGGATTTATACATATTCCATGTCATGAACTGGATATTTTTATACTTTCTGACGGATATTTTGGAGTTGGTTACCATCAGCCGATTTTAGCTCCCGGTATTCCTCAGGATACTGTAAAAAGTGAACTCCGTAATTTATACTTGCCGGATTCTTATTATGAAGCCCCTATCAATGTAATGGTTATCAAAAAAGCTGACCGTATTATTTTAATAGATACCGGAGAAGGATTTTATGATGAGGAGAATGCCGGACAATTATTGCACAGTCTGAACGCTGCCGGATTTACACCGGAATCTGTAACAGATATTCTGCTTACCCATGCTCACAGAGATCATATCGGAGGAATTCTTTCCAAAAATGATGAGATTGTCTTTCCTAACGCACACTATTATATCTCACGCCAGGAGTTTGAATTCTGGATGACTGGTGAACCCGATTTTCAAAAAAGTAAAAATCCGGAAGGCGGAAAACCAAGTATTCCCATTGTAAGAAAGATTCTTTCTGCTGTTAACAGCCGTCTTACGACATTTGAAATGGGAGATGTGCTGTTCTCCTGTATTCAGACGCAGGCCGCTCCGGGACACACGCCAGGACATATTATTTATACCGTAAATGATGGAGACCTGTCTATCACCAATATAGTAGATGTTCTTCACTCTCCTCTTCTCATTGCCAAACCGGACTGGGGCACGCAATGGGATATTGATTTTGAGACCGGTGTAAAAACCCGTAAGAGGGTTCTGGAAAATTGTTATCAGAACAGAACGCTTATCTGCTCTGCCCATCTTCCATGGCCGGGCATTGGATATATTGGTAAGGTGAATGATGAGTTCCATTGGATTCCTAAAGTCTACAACCATCCTTTTTTAATCCATCTGAAAACAGAGTTTGCAATAAAAGCTGTATAA
- a CDS encoding non-ribosomal peptide synthetase family protein, translated as MSNTIPSLDVPSSGSPILLSSEDREKLLNGFNRTGWDYHHEETLESLFRKQAILHPDKTAAVYQNQKITYRELDQKSNQVANLLLSQGIREGKYVPIWLDRSLEWIVAVLGVVKTGAAYVPIDPAYPVKRVEYILSDTSAEIIITRQILESHLSDTEKPKVFDLGSMENLNDLPTEYPEVTIHHNSLAYTIYTSGSTGKPKGVMVSHQAIQHLVTWHNHHFHVDQSSKLTLIAGLAFDISVWETWSALTSGATVFMAHDEDRTDPLALIDFYRKNQITHGFVPTVLVPSFISNSRNDNDLKLKYLFTAGEKLKPVLTSGLSYELIDYYGPTECTVYATFKKVKDADGKYVSSIGRPIANAKAYILNQNMELLPVGAVGELCIGGSILAKGYLNNEELTNTKFITNPFSQKEKLYRTGDLAKWKPDGEIEFLGRIDNQIKIRGFRVELGEIERTLIQQKGIREAFVIGKETEGSTQYLIAFIVVNPEAEKNISSIRNALKEELPGYMIPAQIIFIDKIPLTSNGKTDTKALKDLADQEAKELISNEPPTNETERIIVDVWSSALDRPVINITDHFFDIGGNSLLVATVAVALQRKLDIKVYLRDIYQYPVLQQLSEVLIARSRETREAIPAEDVEPYVELQKDVYLAPGTVFAGGFDPKQVENPAIIFLTGVTGFVGIHLLQELLDSTNADIYCLVRAQDEFYAMEKIDRCFKQYRIPQNQEQKPRIIPVIGDLALPSLGLSEETFTKLAKQTDLIYHSGSSVNFIEPYSYMKTPNVEGLREIIKLAGAERTKCLALLSTISVYSWGHLFTGKTVMFESDDIEQNLMSVSKDIGYVRSKWVMEAVADLAAKEGLPLITYRLGYAMCHSKTGASASYQWWSGLVKNCIEFKSYPALTELREGLITVDYMTKAMAHITKNKEAVGKKFNLIARPETNLTLEDFFGLMKKYYPFTLKDLPYKEWRKQWEDDSKNRLYPLTSLFRDNMHEGLSTVELYQNTYIWDCSNVIQYLEGSGIKEPVFDKKILDSYLQYLGIPVE; from the coding sequence ATGTCAAACACCATTCCCTCATTAGACGTCCCTTCATCAGGATCTCCCATATTGCTGTCATCAGAAGACAGGGAAAAATTGCTCAACGGATTCAACAGAACCGGCTGGGATTACCATCACGAAGAAACACTGGAATCTCTTTTCCGCAAACAGGCAATCCTTCACCCGGATAAGACGGCAGCTGTTTACCAGAATCAGAAAATTACTTACCGAGAATTGGATCAGAAAAGCAATCAGGTTGCCAACTTATTACTGAGCCAGGGCATCAGAGAAGGGAAATATGTTCCCATCTGGCTGGACCGTTCTTTAGAATGGATTGTTGCAGTGCTGGGAGTTGTTAAAACAGGAGCGGCATATGTTCCCATAGATCCCGCTTATCCCGTTAAGAGGGTAGAATATATTCTCTCAGATACTTCTGCTGAGATAATCATTACGAGGCAGATTCTTGAAAGCCATTTGTCAGACACAGAAAAACCTAAAGTATTTGATCTGGGCAGCATGGAGAATCTCAATGATCTACCTACGGAATATCCTGAGGTTACCATACATCACAACAGCTTGGCATATACCATTTATACTTCTGGCTCAACCGGAAAGCCCAAGGGCGTAATGGTAAGCCATCAGGCTATACAACATCTCGTAACATGGCATAATCATCATTTTCATGTGGACCAAAGCTCAAAATTAACCCTTATTGCAGGGTTGGCATTTGATATCTCCGTCTGGGAAACCTGGTCGGCACTTACTTCGGGAGCAACAGTTTTTATGGCCCATGATGAAGACAGAACAGATCCGCTTGCCTTGATTGATTTTTACAGAAAAAATCAGATAACACACGGTTTTGTACCCACTGTTTTGGTTCCGTCATTTATTAGCAATTCCAGAAATGATAATGATTTGAAACTGAAATATCTCTTTACTGCCGGTGAAAAGCTAAAACCGGTGCTTACTTCCGGATTAAGCTACGAACTGATAGATTATTATGGCCCCACAGAATGCACCGTTTATGCTACTTTTAAAAAAGTGAAAGATGCTGACGGAAAATATGTTTCCTCCATAGGAAGACCCATTGCCAATGCCAAAGCCTATATTTTAAACCAGAATATGGAATTACTGCCTGTAGGGGCGGTAGGGGAATTATGTATCGGAGGAAGCATCCTGGCAAAAGGATATCTTAACAATGAAGAACTTACCAATACTAAATTCATTACCAATCCATTCAGCCAAAAAGAAAAACTATACCGTACCGGAGATTTGGCCAAATGGAAGCCGGACGGTGAGATTGAATTTTTAGGAAGAATAGATAACCAGATCAAAATTCGGGGATTCCGGGTAGAATTGGGCGAAATTGAACGTACGCTGATTCAGCAAAAAGGGATCAGGGAAGCATTTGTTATTGGTAAAGAAACAGAAGGAAGCACCCAATACCTGATCGCTTTTATCGTAGTAAATCCGGAAGCGGAAAAAAATATTTCATCAATACGGAATGCCTTGAAAGAAGAATTACCCGGTTACATGATTCCCGCACAGATTATTTTTATAGATAAAATTCCTTTAACATCAAACGGCAAAACAGATACGAAGGCTTTAAAAGACCTGGCAGATCAGGAGGCTAAAGAACTCATTTCAAACGAGCCGCCAACGAATGAAACAGAAAGAATTATCGTAGATGTCTGGTCTTCCGCATTGGACCGGCCTGTTATTAATATTACAGATCATTTTTTTGATATCGGAGGAAACTCCCTGTTGGTTGCAACAGTAGCTGTGGCTTTACAGAGAAAACTGGATATAAAGGTATATCTGCGGGATATTTACCAGTATCCGGTGTTGCAGCAGCTGTCAGAAGTTCTTATTGCCAGATCCAGAGAAACCAGAGAAGCTATTCCTGCCGAAGATGTAGAGCCATATGTAGAGCTTCAGAAAGATGTTTATCTTGCTCCAGGTACTGTTTTTGCAGGTGGATTTGATCCTAAACAGGTGGAAAATCCGGCCATCATTTTCTTAACGGGGGTTACAGGATTTGTAGGAATACATCTGTTACAGGAACTTCTTGATAGTACAAATGCCGATATTTACTGCCTTGTAAGAGCCCAGGATGAGTTTTATGCAATGGAGAAAATTGACAGATGCTTTAAACAATACCGTATTCCACAGAATCAGGAACAGAAACCGAGAATCATTCCTGTAATCGGAGATCTGGCTTTACCGTCTTTAGGATTATCAGAAGAAACATTCACAAAGCTGGCGAAACAAACGGATTTGATTTACCACTCCGGAAGCTCAGTCAACTTCATTGAGCCTTATTCCTATATGAAAACCCCGAATGTAGAAGGATTAAGGGAAATTATAAAACTGGCAGGAGCAGAAAGAACAAAATGCCTCGCATTGCTTTCAACCATTTCTGTTTACAGCTGGGGACATCTGTTTACAGGAAAAACAGTGATGTTTGAGTCCGATGATATTGAGCAAAACCTGATGTCTGTGAGCAAAGACATTGGCTATGTAAGAAGTAAATGGGTTATGGAAGCCGTTGCAGATCTAGCCGCAAAAGAAGGGCTGCCGCTCATTACTTACCGTCTTGGATACGCCATGTGCCATAGTAAAACAGGAGCAAGTGCTTCCTATCAATGGTGGTCCGGATTGGTGAAAAACTGCATAGAATTCAAGTCTTATCCTGCCCTGACGGAGCTTAGAGAAGGCCTGATTACCGTAGACTATATGACGAAAGCGATGGCGCATATCACGAAAAATAAAGAGGCAGTAGGGAAAAAATTCAATCTGATTGCCCGCCCCGAGACCAATCTTACCTTGGAAGATTTCTTTGGACTCATGAAAAAATATTATCCTTTTACCCTCAAAGACCTTCCTTATAAAGAATGGAGAAAACAATGGGAGGATGACAGTAAAAATCGTTTATATCCATTGACGAGTCTTTTCAGAGACAATATGCATGAAGGCTTATCTACAGTAGAGCTTTACCAGAATACTTACATCTGGGATTGTTCCAATGTGATTCAGTATCTTGAAGGATCAGGTATTAAAGAGCCTGTATTTGAT